The following proteins are co-located in the Solenopsis invicta isolate M01_SB chromosome 7, UNIL_Sinv_3.0, whole genome shotgun sequence genome:
- the LOC105195138 gene encoding paramyosin — translation MEAAAENVSVTQQCYKCFNILREIELSNQELEQDTEQKIENFNIALEGYQKLLRKCTAERCLLESENFQLKGEIFHIKAKYENNLSNTQEALNSTYDKLSFSEANTKSLQDKNTDLEARYMLESENSRLKQEVSNIKAKYENELFNMQETLNEAHNKLNFFEANIKSLQDRNKDLEARLQQMSLELQNKDACIYNTKILESRYSHSLQLQVDQLKVELAEKKHELSLSKQLLVEQFKEQNNLEMKIFNLEQGNQQRACLKPDSDYTQQVEMENYR, via the exons ATGGAAGCGGCGGCCGAAAACGTCTCCGTTACACAGCAATGTTACAAGTGTTTCAATATTCTCCGTGAAATCGAGTTATCGAATCAGGAGCTAGAGCAAGATACAGAACAAAAGATAGAGAATTTCAACATTGCTCTAGAAGGTTATCAAAAGCTTCTAAGAAAATGCACCGCGGAAAGATGTTTGCTGGAGTCCGAGAATTTCCAATTGAAGGGGGAGATTTTTCATATCAAGGCCAAGTACGAGAACAATCTGTCCAACACGCAGGAGGCTCTCAACAGTACATATGACAAATTAAGCTTTTCCGAAGCGAATACTAAATCCCTGCAAGATAAAAACACGGATCTCGAAGCGAG GTATATGCTGGAGTCCGAGAATTCCCGATTGAAGCAAGAGGTCTCTAATATCAAGGCCAAGTACGAGAACGAACTATTCAACATGCAGGAGACTCTCAACGAAGCACATaacaaattaaactttttcgAAGCGAATATTAAATCCCTGCAAGATAGAAACAAGGATCTCGAAGCGAG ATTGCAACAGATGTCCTTGGAACTACAAAATAAAGACGCATGTATATACaatacaaagatattggagTCGCGTTATAGTCATAGTTTGCAGTTGCAAGTTGATCAGTTAAAAGTGGAGCTGGCTGAGAAAAAACACGAATTGTCACTATCAAAACAACTGCTGGTTGAACAATTTAAGGAGCAAAACAATCTTGAGATGAAGATTTTTAACCTCGAACAGGGAAATCAACAAAGGGCCTGTTTAAAACCTGATTCAGACTACACGCAGCAAGTAGAGATGGAGAATTATCGATAG
- the LOC105195128 gene encoding uncharacterized protein LOC105195128, with translation MLILPNNERKTAAATKNVSVTQQCHECFNNRRIIKLSYQKLKNFNIALGDFLSFLKKCVADKCLLESENSRLKQEISDIKAKYENDLFNMREALNETHNKLNFFEANTKSLQDRNKDDETRCLLESENSQLKQEVSNIKAKYENDLSNMREALNETHNKLSFFETYTKSLQDKYKDLEARLQRKSSNLQKQCIFTYNSKILESVSSLQSNIHCLESKIHRLKEIWIRQNRNYQDKV, from the exons ATGTTGATTTTACCTAACAACGAAAGGAAGACGGCAGCGGCGACGAAAAACGTATCCGTTACACAGCAATGTCACGAGTGTTTCAATAACCGCCGTATAATCAAGTTATCGTATCAGAAGCTAAAGAATTTCAACATTGCTCTAGGAGATTTTctaagttttctaaaaaaatgcgTCGCGGATAAGTGTTTGTTGGAATCCGAGAATTCTCGATTGAAGCAGGAGATCTCTGATATCAAGGCCAAGTACGAAAACGATCTGTTCAACATGCGGGAGGCTCTCAACGAAACACATaacaaattaaactttttcgAAGCGAATACTAAATCCCTACAAGATAGAAATAAGGATGACGAAACAAG ATGTTTGCTGGAGTCCGAGAATTCCCAATTGAAGCAGGAGGTCTCTAATATCAAGGCCAAGTATGAGAACGATCTGTCCAACATGCGGGAGGCGCTCAACGAAACACATAACAAATTAAGCTTTTTCGAAACATATACTAAATCCTTGCAAGATAAATACAAGGATCTCGAAGCGAG ATTGCAACGGAAGTCCTCAAACCTACAAAAACAATGCATATTTACGTACAATTCAAAGATATTAGAGTCAGTTTCTAGTCTGCAGAGTAACATTCATTGTCTGGAGAGTAAAATTCATCGGTTAAAAGAAATCTGGATTCGGCAAAACAGAAATTACCAGGACAAAGTCTGA